In Debaryomyces hansenii CBS767 chromosome B complete sequence, one genomic interval encodes:
- a CDS encoding DEHA2B11484p (similar to CA0006|IPF2072 Candida albicans IPF2072) has protein sequence MNIHEGTKVILLPKEKGLYSIIKLPNVLDQKSFKSYLLRDDQLFELREIKGDNRYLSNDNKRPVIPNTGSSVKSFIFESEANGCVVQSPNLIVSTKFNLVYYLMSIMYNNDSFAKRFITFEDFSDTISSLFEYNAWVGAVPMTMYKSALSEICETIEENDEIFYKYSNAKVIEYLHRKVSQLSAYLSSQSDLSIISKIKQELYRPISEGSNDIPSDILQLSIIRHSIDLICGSYTPIEIRNQVMNNERYEFDKLNAYLKDISAQRKELELVESNMNAVVETTTKVETKKKDTKKKVVRKKEVRKVAVGKGALDGFFKKA, from the coding sequence ATGAATATTCATGAAGGAACTAAAGTAATACTATTGCCTAAGGAAAAGGGGTTGTATTCGATTATTAAATTGCCAAATGTCTTAGATCAAAAGTCTTTTAAATCCTACTTGTTACGCGATGATCAACTATTCGAGTTAAGAGAAATCAAGGGAGACAATCGCTATCTTTCTAATGACAACAAGCGACCAGTTATCCCTAATACAGGACTGTCTGTGAAGTcgtttatatttgaatcgGAGGCAAATGGGTGTGTTGTTCAGTCACCAAATTTGATAGTATCAactaaattcaatttagtGTACTATTTGATGTCAATCATGTATAATAACGATTCATTCGCCAAGCGGTTTATTACATTTGAAGACTTCAGTGATACAATATCCagtttatttgaatataacGCCTGGGTGGGTGCTGTACCTATGACAATGTACAAATCAGCCTTATCTGAAATATGTGAGACaatcgaagaaaatgatgaaatattttacaaATACTCTAATGCAAAGGTAATTGAATATCTACATAGAAAAGTTTCTCAATTGCTGGCGTACCTTAGTTCTCAATCAGACTTATCCATAATACTGAAAATCAAGCAAGAATTATATAGACCAATAAGTGAAGGAAGCAATGACATACCTTCAGATATTTTACAATTGTCGATTATAAGGCATTCAATTGACTTGATATGTGGATCATATACACCAATTGAAATCAGAAATCAagtaatgaataatgaacGGTATGAATTCGACAAATTGAACGCATATTTGAAGGACATACTGGCGCAAAGAAAAGAGCTTGAATTAGTTGAATCAAATATGAATGCAGTAGTTGAGACCACCACAAAAGTtgaaacaaagaaaaaggaCACCA